The DNA window GACTAATCTCTGTGCTGCCATCTGACACAGATTGATGCGAATTCCGATTTTGTGAATAAGAAGCGAACGGCAGTCACACTCTTGCCAAATGACACTGCAGCAGAATCTTTCCTTGAGGTTTGAACTTATGTGGTCTCCCATTTCCTTCCCTTACAAAAGATTTTCCTGTTCGATCTCGGTTGCATCCTCTATTTGTTGCCCACATGCTAAGCCTCGGCTGCAAATTGTTGCTTAGCCTGTTAATTTATGTTTTGCtgatatataatttaattaactgaaacattttgtatagGCTATCAGTCTATGTTCATCTCGTTTATCTGTTTTCTTGTTTTCCACCAATTTTACCAGGACCTGAAAAACTCAGACACTAGCCCCCTGTCCCAGTATGCTGCCGCACTACGCCAGAGAGCCCAGGAAAGGAGCGGCGCTTTGACTGAATCCAGGTTAATCACATATACCTTTTGTTCGTGTTATTCTACTGAATCTCGAGGTTTTTGTATCTATGATGAGAGATGCAATTTTTGGCCAGTGTGCTCATTGGAGATAACTCAACCAAGTTCGGGAGCAAGATATCAAGTGACGATGATGAGCAAGATGATTCTGACGTGGAAGAAAATGCCAGTGCTATGCTCTCTGATCACTATTCCAAgtacatctctctctctctctctcaaatgaAGGAAAAGGACATATAATATATTTGTTTGGTGTATTAGGCAACAGAAAAGTGTCAACAAGAAGAGTAGTACTACTAAGCACACAGAAGATATGGCTTTGGATGAAGATATCGTTGAGGACTTGGTTCTCAGCTCTGATGAAGATGCTCAGTTGAGTGACAATCCCGATGAAGATGACGACGATGATGAGCCGGAATATGACCAGCAGGAACGGAGCAGCAGCAAGAAACGGAAACATGGTGTGGATATGCACAAAGGAAAGCAAAACGACGGTGGAAATAGAAAgtcgaagaagaagaggaagacacGGTAGGTAAAACATACATCGTTGCAGATGCAATTTGGATATTTTTGGAGAAGAAGAAATCTGAATTAAACTAATATCGAAAATGCATTCGATTATGAATGTGGTTTGtgttttggagggagttggcaggCAAATGTTTCTTGAAATGTGATCAAACAGAGCTAGTTGTGTAATAGTATGAACTTTGATTATGGATTTTGGGATTTTAGGAGATTTTGTAAATAGGATTGGATGAATACAGCTGTGTCCAATTCTATATGATTTAACTGTATCAAAAAATTGATACATTTATAGAAAATCTGTTTTGAGTTTTAGATGTGTTTCTGATTCCTTCCAAAGATTTTCAATAATCCAATAAAAACACAAATCATGATAGATTATGTATTTCTTTTATTCATCATTGTTTATTTCAAGTGTTACCCTTCGTTTATTACCATAAAAAAGGAGAGAAAAAGTAACCCCCCAAAAAATTATTACTGATGCAACTATTATAAAAATTCTAAATATATCTATTATTCATTCCAAATGCTGTCACATCATGTTTAAAtgatccaaataaaaaaaaaaccctgcGAACCAAAAGCGAAAAAGAAGCTATACAATGCAGGGATGATTTTAGATTTGAACTTTCTTGAATCTAAAACAAATCGTTTATTCTctcaaaaaccaaaaaaaaaaatatcaataacatTACAAAGAGGTGTGGAAATCGTCTGATCGAAAAGCAGCAAAACTCTCAAACATCATAGCAAGAACGACGTACGCCTCATCGCGCTGTCACGGCCAACCGGTGTTGTCCAGTGACAGCCTCTCGGAGCAGCTGGTGATATCCGCTGCGATAGTGCTCGATCGAGAAGCAGAGTTGCCTTATCGCCTCCCGTTTCTCCTCCGCTCCTTCGAGAATCGCCTCTTGCTTCCTCTCCACGTCCATCTCGAGCTCCACGACTCTCGAGCGCAGATCCTCCGCGGACTTACGGGCCTCCTCCACGCTAACAATGAGCTTGACGTGCTGCAGATGCAGCTCGTGCAGATGCTCGTCTCTCGAGCTGATCTCTGCACCGAGCGCGGCGACCTTGGCGTTCAGCTCGTCCCTGGCCGCCGCCAGCATGTCGTGCTTCACCTTCCACACGTCGAGGTTTCCATTGAGCTCTTCGACGCAGTTGTCTCTCTCGGCAATGTCGGCCTTCAGCAGCTCGATCTGAGCTCCGAGCACGGCCTCTGCCTCGTCTTTGGCGGACTTCAATCGCCTCACGTCATCTTCCAATGATTGGCATCGTAGATCGATTTCCTTGAGGCTATCCTCCAAATATGCCCGTTCTTTCGTCATCCTCGTCATCTCCGCTTGAAGGAGCTCGTTTTCTTCGGCTAGGGCCTTGTTCGCGTTCCCTATCGACTCCTTCAGCCCCCGGATTTCCTGATCGCGTTCCGAGAGATTCGTCTTGTACCTCACTATGCGGTCCTGTAGCCTTGCAGCGTCGCGTTTCTCTCGCTCGACTTTGTTTTTCCAGACTGCAACCTCCTTCTGTGCCGATTTCAGCTGATCCTGGAGATTCTGCACGGACGAGCCCTTGCTCGTGAGCTCCCGCCTTAGGCTCGCTACTTCTTCTTCCGACTCACGGAGCTTCTTCTCCGCACTTCTAAGCTCCTGCTCGAGTCTCCGAATTTTATGCTCCAGCCCAACTTCGCCTTCCGAGCCAATGTTGTTTTCTTGAAGCTCAGTCTCCTGACCTTGCTCCAACACTATGCTCGATTCTAGCGTTTCCGTCTCTCTCCGTACCAAGACTCCACTAGAAAGGACGTCGTTCAAATCTCCAAGAGATTCGTACTTTTGAAGCTCGATCTTGAGGCGCGTTATTTCTTCTTTCGACGCTTCCATATTCTCTTTTGCAATTCTCAACTCATCTTCGTACGCTGATAATTTCGCTAGATTGATCTCGGAACACTCATGGCTGCATTGCTTACCATTGGAGATCTCTTCCGTCTGCACACGAAGCTTCTCTCTCACCTCGTGAAGCTCAGCTTCAAGCTCGACAACCCTCCTCCGCGACCCCACCTCCTCGCTGTTGCTCTGCGTGCTGGAGTAGTTATTAACGGAGGAATCATCCGACTCCGATTCAGAATCCAGCGTCGAAGACTCGTCACCTTCCTTGCTATTCAAGTCCGAGCCACTTCCGTTGCTCCCGAGAAAAAACTCGAATCCAGCAGCACGAGGTCCGGATTTGGTGCGAGCGGGCTTTGTGTCAGGTGAGGGCCCGGTGGAAGGTGGCTCAGAACCGACATCAGAGACCCCGGAGCCCTGAGAACGAAGATCAGAGGGAATGTTCTTCTTGAGCTCGCCCGTCACATGATCATACCGCTCAGCCAACGCACGGTACATTCGATAAAACTCCTCAACGAGACTGACCAGCTCAGGCCGCTTCTTGAAATACAATTCAGCCTTCTTCGCAAAGGAATCGGCATCCTCTTCTATCAGTTTCAACATCCGCTTCACATTTACATCCATCTCtgaaaccaacaaaatcattCTCATCTTTTCATTCGATCAATATAGTCAATAATAGAGGTTTGCAACGACACGAATCCTCGAGCAAGCAACTTACCTTCGAGATTTTCTTGAAGCCACTTCGAGTTCCTAGGACTGACGTGGCTATCCCACCACCACGAGTGAGACTTCTTCGACTCCAACCTCTTCATTTTGTTTAACTTCACCTATAAAAAAGGGCAACGGAGACCACCTTAGGCAAGACACAAACATGTAAAAGCAAACAATACTACCAAACTATACTCCAATTTTCTTCACCAATTCGTGCTTCGTTTCAAACCCCTCTCATGGAATTCACGAACAAAAACTAGCCCCACATGAGACTAACTAACAAAGACAAACTTTCCCAAAACTAGCCTACTCGACTTAAATTCTCGAACATAAAATGCATTGAGCCCGTTTTCTTACGAGTGATGAAGCCATGATCCGAGCTTAATATCCAATCCAAACACCAGGGCAGCACACAAACCCAATCAGCTGCACATACAAAAATGGATGACAAAATCAGCACACGTATTCTACGACAAAACATGGAATCAAAACGGTATACACAAGCTGCATTCATCTCATTACACCATACATTTCTTGAATCCACAACAAAGATATCAATTATCACAAACACAGATTTCTCAGCAAAAAACAACACAAAATGGATCACCAAAGcataaacacaaacacacatattCTACGACAAAATATGGAATCAGAATGGTACATACAAGCTTCATTCATCTCATAACACCATACATTTATTGAATCTATCAACAACAAAGATATCATCAGAAACACCGATTTCTCAGCAAAAACGACACGATCACCTAAACAACGCTGCAAGAGCAATCACAGCCATCGCACCAAATCTTGGTCAACAGTCTACCATCCCCCAAAACCACACGAAATGGATCTCGAATGTCTAAAGCATCAACATGAACACACACATTAACAATGAATGGAAGAGTTTACAACACAGCAGACTCCACTCATCTCATAACACCATACATTTCTTGAATTCACAACAAAGATATCATCACAAACACCGATTTCCCAGCAAAAAACGACGCAACCACCTAAACAACACTGCAAGAGGAATCAGAGCCATCGCAGCAAATCTTGAATCTACAATGCAGCAACTAGTGAGCCTAAAAACAAGGGCGAGGGCGAAGACGAAGACTAAGCCAAATAGGAGCTTTGAACATTAGCACAACTGTAATCTCCCAGAAAACAGCTATACATCCACACAATCTTCATACCATAGCCTTGACTAACTCCTTTATTAAAACATGAttaccattttttattatttcatcaATTAAATAAGAGATTTAACATGACAAGCCACGATCTTTCATAGGGGGGCAGAAATGGAAGGGCCTTTGCCCCCCCTTTGCAATTAATTATTGAATAAAGATACCATTTTTATCCATTTGTTTTAAATTTAGAGAGAGGTGTGGCCCAACAACACGAAAATCAGTAGACAATGCCGCAGTTTACATGTGGGAGAATTTAATGGAGATAGAGTGAGATAAAAGAAAATTCAGCTCCCAAATGTAGAATCACAAAATTGGGCCAAATTCaatcaaatcaagaaacaaTCTCACTTCTAAACATGGAAAATCAAATCAAGACGTGTTCACACCGACCAAGAAATATAATTCAAGAttttcacacacacatatatacctCAGATCAGGGGAAGATGGAGAGGAAGAAGACAAAGGAGAAGTAGAAAAGAACTTTTAAGGGTATGGAAAAGCAAAGAAAGGATTTTTATGAGGAGGACGCCATCTTTAATTCAAACCACAAATGCCCAAAAAAACAAGATTTGAGATAGTGGGAAAAGAAGGGAAAGCATAACAAAATGTCTCACCTTTTCACTGTTTCTTGAAGAAGtataaaaattggaaaattttagagagagagaaggcggCAAAACCTATGAAAGAGAACAAAATTGTGAAGCTCCAGCAAGAGAGACAGATGTTGTGTATGAAAAATGTGGAGATTCCTTGTTTTTTAGCCTTTAGCTGTAGGTGTGgttgtgcagtgt is part of the Salvia splendens isolate huo1 chromosome 22, SspV2, whole genome shotgun sequence genome and encodes:
- the LOC121787627 gene encoding protein NETWORKED 4A-like, translated to MASSLVKLNKMKRLESKKSHSWWWDSHVSPRNSKWLQENLEEMDVNVKRMLKLIEEDADSFAKKAELYFKKRPELVSLVEEFYRMYRALAERYDHVTGELKKNIPSDLRSQGSGVSDVGSEPPSTGPSPDTKPARTKSGPRAAGFEFFLGSNGSGSDLNSKEGDESSTLDSESESDDSSVNNYSSTQSNSEEVGSRRRVVELEAELHEVREKLRVQTEEISNGKQCSHECSEINLAKLSAYEDELRIAKENMEASKEEITRLKIELQKYESLGDLNDVLSSGVLVRRETETLESSIVLEQGQETELQENNIGSEGEVGLEHKIRRLEQELRSAEKKLRESEEEVASLRRELTSKGSSVQNLQDQLKSAQKEVAVWKNKVEREKRDAARLQDRIVRYKTNLSERDQEIRGLKESIGNANKALAEENELLQAEMTRMTKERAYLEDSLKEIDLRCQSLEDDVRRLKSAKDEAEAVLGAQIELLKADIAERDNCVEELNGNLDVWKVKHDMLAAARDELNAKVAALGAEISSRDEHLHELHLQHVKLIVSVEEARKSAEDLRSRVVELEMDVERKQEAILEGAEEKREAIRQLCFSIEHYRSGYHQLLREAVTGQHRLAVTAR